TTTTTAGAAGTACAATTTCAATCAGATAAGGATCTCTACCATAGACTTTTTAGCGAAATATTTCTTTACATTCGCCAAAACAACCCCAAAAATCACTGGAGTGCTGTAGTTATCTATCCAACCCGCAGCATAGATACACAAGATATTCAGCATTATCAAGAATTCTTCACCAGTCAACGAGTTAGAGTTATTTATCTCGATGAATTAGCAGAAACAACATCTTTACCCATTGGTATTGCTACAATAAAACTAATCATCGCTAACCAAGATAATTCCATTACCCAAGCTAGAGAATTAATCACCAGAACTAAACAAGAGATAAATTCTCAACTTCAACAGCAACAACTCTTACAAATTATCGAGACAATTTTAATTTACAAGTTTCCAAGAATGAATAGGGAGGAAATAGAAGCCATGTTTGGATTAAGTGAGTTAAAACAAACCCGATTTTATCAAGAAGCAAAAGAAGAGGGAAAGGAAGAAGGTGAACGCAAAGCTAAGTTAGATGCAGTTCCTGGTTTAATAGCATTAGGTTTAACTAGAGAACAAATCGCACAAGTTTTAAATTTAAGTCTGGAAGAAATTAGCCAGATTATCCAACAACAGAATATCAACACAAAGGACAAATAAACATGATTTAATCAGTTCCAGAAAATACTACTGTTGAAGAAAAGGAGATTACCTAATCAATAGAATTAAACAAGAGATAGATTCTCCACTTCAACAGTAATACGTATTACAAATCATCTAAACCAGTTTAGTGTATAGAACTTCACAAAAATAAATCTTCAATGAAAGTGACACAAAAAATGATAAGGTGAATAACTTTAAAATACCCTATCGTTTATCAGTATGTCAGTCTCTATCACTATCTCTCAACTGCTTGAAGTTCTTATCGCTGAACCTGTGAATGTATCTGTATCTACCTTAACTCAGTTGGCTATTGGGATACAAACAGATACCCGCATTTTGCAACCAGGGGAAGTGTTTTTGGCTTTGCGAGGAGAAAAGTTTGACGGACATGATTTTGTACCCACAGCGATCGCTCAAGGGGCTATAGTTGCAATAGTTGATCGTCATTACGAAAATCCCGGTTTTCCGGTTTTGCGGGTTAAAGATACTTTAAAGGCATATCAACAAATTGCTAAATGGTGGCGCGAAAGCTTTGCTATTCCTGTCATTGGCATCACAGGTTCAGTCGGGAAAACCACAACCAAAGAATTAATTTCCGCAGTTTTAGCCACAAAAGGCAAAGTTCATAAAACCTACGGGAATTTTAATAATGAAATAGGTGTTCCCAAAACCCTGTTAGAAATGGGTAGAGAAAATAACTTTGCTGTCATCGAAATGGCTATGCGGGGAAGGGGACAAATTGCCGAATTGACAGAAATTGTTAAACCGACAATTGGGGTAATTACTAATGTAGGCACGGCGCATATTGAGTTACTTGGTTCAGAAGAAGCCATTGCAGAAGCTAAATGTGAATTATTAGCAACCATGCCAAATGATAGTATTGCTATTCTTAATTATGATAATCCATTATTAATGGAAACGGCAGCGAAGTTCTGGCAGGGTAAAGTTATCAGTTATGGTTTTTCCGGTGGCGATATTCAAGGAGAATTAACTGATAATGAAACTGTAGAAGTTGCGGGAATGCGTCTACCTTTACCTTTACCCGGTCGTCATAATGCTACCAATTTTTTAGCAGCTTTAGCAGTAGCCAAGGTATTAGAAATTGATTGGCAATTATTACAATCTGGTATTATGGTAAATATGCCCACAGGTAGAAGTCAACGCTTTACTTTACCTAATGATGTGGTGATTTTAGATGAAACCTATAATGCCGCCCCAGAAGCCATGTTAGCAGCTTTACAGTTGTTAGCAGACACACCCGGAAAGCGAAAAATTGCGGTTTTAGGGGCAATGAAAGAACTAGGAGAAAGATCCCCAGAACTTCATCGAAAAGTTGGAGAAATGGTCAAGAATTTGCATCTGGATGGTTTATTGGTATTAGTTGATGGTCAAGATGCGGAAATTATTGCTAATAGTGCCGATAATATATCTTGCGAATGTTTCACAAATCATGCTGATTTGGTAACAAGATTAAAAACATTTATGCAAACAGGCGATCGCCTATTATTCAAAGCCGCCCATTCTGTGGGATTAGATCGAGTTGTTAACCAATTGCGGGCAGAATTTACCAATTAAAAATTCCTGGTATTTCAGACAAAACAAACTTAATTAAGTCTGGTTTTTCGGATAAATATAATACACCGAAAAAATAACTTTTTTCTAGAGATGTTGCATGAAACATCTCTACCATATAGCAAAAAATCAAAATAAAAAGTCTTTTAGTCAAGAAAAAATAATTACTAATTGCCATCAATAACTAGACAAAACTATTTCAATAACGTCTTATCCATTGGCATCAAAGCCTTGAATTTATAAATTCTTTTTGAAAGAATAAAAACTAAGGTTAGTGCATATCACATCTGATCTTACTTATCTTTTATCAAGATAATACATACAAGGAGGAATTATCATGGCTAATATCCAAATATCCGCATTACTTCCTGTTGGTTATGATTTATTTAATGATGCTGCTAGTTTTATGAATGAATTAGCTACCGATGAAGTACAAAACGTTATCGGTGGTGGTTATTCTGGATATCATAGCTGGGGAGGTAACAGTTGGGGCGGCAACAGTTGGGGCGGTTATAATCATCACCACTGTGGTTCTTGCTGCTAAAATCTAAACATTGGTAAAATTATATCCCCGATTTCTTTAAGAAGTCGGGGATATAGAAAGTTGAAATAAAATTACGTTTTTACTTCTAACTTTTGATTGATGCTGTCATTATTTACCTAGAGAAAATAATTGTAGAGGATTTCTCCGCCAGATAATTACTAAAAGATTAGTTAATAAACAGGTGACAGCTAGGGATAACAAGACATACGTGGGTAACATCACTACACCAATCATAAACCAAGTATAAACGTGCAGCATCATGATTGCAGCAAATGTACAGGCTAGTGTCACAGATGCCCAGACTTGACTCATGGGACGATTGAGAAACGCGAGGATAATCGTTAATAAGGTAGTCAAGACATTGGCCGGGACTAGAAAGCCACAGATACCTATACAGTGATTGCGGGAAAATTCAGTTAAGGTGTGAAAATCTAACATTAATTTTGGGGGATAGATAATTGTAGGTTCTTATGATTAGGTTTTATTATAAATTCCAGGCTACTTAGGTAATCTTATCTCAAAAGTGAGTGGCTACACCATTTATGTTACATTTTTTAAAGAATTAGCCCT
The DNA window shown above is from Anabaena sp. WA102 and carries:
- a CDS encoding Rpn family recombination-promoting nuclease/putative transposase; amino-acid sequence: MKTDSIFYRLFQEIPSIFFELIGNSPQLAELYQFSSVEVKQTALRIDGVFLPNQNTDNPIYFLEVQFQSDKDLYHRLFSEIFLYIRQNNPKNHWSAVVIYPTRSIDTQDIQHYQEFFTSQRVRVIYLDELAETTSLPIGIATIKLIIANQDNSITQARELITRTKQEINSQLQQQQLLQIIETILIYKFPRMNREEIEAMFGLSELKQTRFYQEAKEEGKEEGERKAKLDAVPGLIALGLTREQIAQVLNLSLEEISQIIQQQNINTKDK
- a CDS encoding UDP-N-acetylmuramoyl-tripeptide--D-alanyl-D-alanine ligase — encoded protein: MSVSITISQLLEVLIAEPVNVSVSTLTQLAIGIQTDTRILQPGEVFLALRGEKFDGHDFVPTAIAQGAIVAIVDRHYENPGFPVLRVKDTLKAYQQIAKWWRESFAIPVIGITGSVGKTTTKELISAVLATKGKVHKTYGNFNNEIGVPKTLLEMGRENNFAVIEMAMRGRGQIAELTEIVKPTIGVITNVGTAHIELLGSEEAIAEAKCELLATMPNDSIAILNYDNPLLMETAAKFWQGKVISYGFSGGDIQGELTDNETVEVAGMRLPLPLPGRHNATNFLAALAVAKVLEIDWQLLQSGIMVNMPTGRSQRFTLPNDVVILDETYNAAPEAMLAALQLLADTPGKRKIAVLGAMKELGERSPELHRKVGEMVKNLHLDGLLVLVDGQDAEIIANSADNISCECFTNHADLVTRLKTFMQTGDRLLFKAAHSVGLDRVVNQLRAEFTN